CTTGATATTATTTCCCGGATTTGTCTCGCGATAGGTTTCTAACAAGCTTATTGGGACTTTAAAAGTCACTTTCTCAGCCAGTTTGGGATGTATTGTCCTCTTCTTTACCTCAAAGTCTgttaaaaattcaagaaaatcgTACTTGTGAATAGAACCAAAGGCCTCCATAACGTCGTTTCCTACAATATCGGCTAAGAGACTTTTAAATGATTCGTCAACCTTTGTTCCTCCCCAATCACCACCATTAGCTTTGTGGAGTTCCTTTAATGTTCCATTTTCCTGAACCTCATGGACAGTAATATCTATTGTTCCACCTAGATTGATATTATTAGATTCATGTAATTATAAGATTATACACTTACTTAGAAAAGATTAGGATAGCAATGTTTGAAAATGATTGTATATACCTCCAGCATCAACAACCATGTATTTTTGCCCTGATTTGAAGACCCCAAATGTAGAATTCTCAGTATCCTTCTGGATTGGTTGGTGCATGCAATACAGAGAAGCAGCTTCCGGTTCTAGTGCAATCATCAACTTATTAGCACAGATTCCAACCTATAaagtttttattgatatatgttCAGTTGCATTCACATTTAAAACTTTGGTCTTTAAAAGACGGTATTATTAAAAACTAAAAccgagaaaaaaatataccttttcagcGGCTTCTCTCATGAACTGCTTTGATGAATCGTTCCAAATAGCAGGTACCGTCAATACCCATGTTATGTCAGAATCTTGTATGCCACTCAACTGGTTTTCGCAGGTAGTCCACATGTGGTCCTTTAGATAACCAATCACTGAAGAAAAAACTTTCATTGCTTCCATTTGCTTTCCCTTTTCATCTTCAAGAAGAGCTTCCCTTGTCAGCCCCTGTAAAATGATAATCGTAAGATagattttcaaaattacattttcatgataaaatttcTTTCAAACAATCATGTCTTTCACGATGTATACTCTTATATTTACACTCCTACTCCAAATGTATTCATGTActgcaaaaaaaatcaaaaaaataaaaataaacaactttCGAAGAATTGCCGCTCTATCTGTGTTTCtttctacaataaaaaaaaagttgagaTAAAATGCCCTgaaatttatgaaatgttttgaattcgttatggttacatgtacataattatatgaaatttcaaatatGCTCTTCGCCGACCAACGTTCTAAATTAATTGACTAGGTGAGTATATTGTTTGTAAGTTGCAGAATCCTACCTCAATTATCCAATCAGCCAGTCTCTAAAGATTCTTGGGGACTAGGGGACGATGGTAAGTACGCTCTCCTTTATAGATACAGGAGTTTATGGAAAACATAACTggcttttacatgtaatactgatATTTTATATTGACCAACTAAGGCTTCATATTGAAAGACTTACTTTACATTTATCACTACAAAGGACATCTTTTGATCACATGCATTGTCTCACCCCAACATATCTCCAACGATAGCTGCAATACTCCTCTACgcaaaatattgtttgtttttcacttgttttaaCCTTTTGTTCAGTTAGAGTAAActtaaacaaatctttaaagAAAACCTGTCTCTGCAACTGCAAGCAACAGCATAACGGTCTATGCCGAAGCGACCATATAATGATCCGTCTTTAATCATCAGCACTAGTTCTATCTATAGTCTCATTACTCTGAtgccattttctttttttcattaaatcatttTCCTTTCTTTCTAAAATATTACGGTGTATAATATATTAGTTTGCGTACTATCATAAAATGCTTTCTCTGAAGACTTGAGGTAATTTCATGCATTCTTACCAATTGTTATAAGTAAGTTACAAAGTGTAAATTAATACCATCTTGTTGTACAGCATCATCTTGAATCTTTTGAAGTAATACCAATCGTGGTGCTCGTCATCAAGGGCTAAGTTGGAATACTTTTCCTCAGCCTCATAGCCAAATGAGTGGAATGTTTGTGTCGAGTCAAAGAGAACGCACGTCGATGTTTTCAACGACACCAAATTGCCTACACCTGCTGTCCATGTATTGGCTGATATTTTCAAAGGATCTTTTGTGTAGTCATGTAGAAATGAAAATGCATAACCAGAGAAGGTTGTACCAAAGTCTATCGCTGCCACTAGTATACTCGACATTTTTTATCTGCCAAGAGATATAAAATGTACcatgaaaaaacaataaataatagATTTATAAAAACATATCTTATTACACATTTGTTCTAATTAAAAGTTTATAAACAGAGGACTGCacgaaaacaatattttttgtttttaaaaacacgaTAAAATTCTacacgaaaaatacatgctCCATTATACGTCACTCTCCTAGAGCTGTCTGAACGGGCGACCTTGCTCTACTTTTAATTGGATAGGAACGTTTCATTTCaagtgaaacaaaaaaaaatggcacACACCCTTTCTTAAAATTAAGCTCAATAAACTAAATACAGAACTTACTGAAATGTAGACTCGATTTTAAATGCCATTTTTATAGGTGTGTTGAGGATCCTCAAGATTATGACATAGTcaattaaaagtatatatgtCATTAATTATTTAACACTTGAGGTTTAGACAAGGCTATATACAGAGTTAATAATATTCGAATGAATAAACCTATATAAGTGCAAAATTGAAGTTTCCAAAGGCAATTCAAAAAGAAGGATAACTGAACTCAATATAGGTGAAATTAGTTAGGAACAAATACTAATGAAACTGAAAGTACTTTTTGCTTATGAACATtatttttgttagtttgttttatttatatgtaattctttatttaaaatcaaaatttttagaatctaaaaaataaatgaatttatttagccTGGTCTAATAGAATTTTTGCACTCATGATTGGAACAAATGCAACTGAAACTATGATTTTTCAACCAAAAAAACCCATAACATTTTCATAGATTCagcaaaacaatacaaaaatgttaatttacacTGTAAATGTaggatttaaataaattaaactatGATTCAAACTTGCAAAGGGTGCTAAATAAAtagatgtttattttaaatgggTCATTGCAGCAGTTTTGAAAAGGTTGTGATTTAAAGTGCcgatgaaatttcaaaatgggCTTTGGTTTCTGAAACACTTGCAAAAATGtcgttataaaa
The nucleotide sequence above comes from Magallana gigas chromosome 2, xbMagGiga1.1, whole genome shotgun sequence. Encoded proteins:
- the LOC105321553 gene encoding heat shock 70 kDa protein 12A, with product MSSILVAAIDFGTTFSGYAFSFLHDYTKDPLKISANTWTAGVGNLVSLKTSTCVLFDSTQTFHSFGYEAEEKYSNLALDDEHHDWYYFKRFKMMLYNKMGLTREALLEDEKGKQMEAMKVFSSVIGYLKDHMWTTCENQLSGIQDSDITWVLTVPAIWNDSSKQFMREAAEKVGICANKLMIALEPEAASLYCMHQPIQKDTENSTFGVFKSGQKYMVVDAGGGTIDITVHEVQENGTLKELHKANGGDWGGTKVDESFKSLLADIVGNDVMEAFGSIHKYDFLEFLTDFEVKKRTIHPKLAEKVTFKVPISLLETYRETNPGNNIKTAITSKSKYKNKLTWTGDKLRMDAEITKALFDESCKKIVDHLKQLFRHSVVKDVSSILLVGGFAESPMLQVAIKEAFKNKKVIVPQDAGLAVLKGAVLYGHKPKTISARVCKYTYGVGTTMNFDSAIHLKSKKIIKNDTELCNDIFSIHVSVGQLVKVGEPQVSQNYTVINPKSTSIGFNIYTSNDKEPTYTTEEGCTRLGYLTLDMPDTTKGMDRGASVHMTFSGTEIVVTAVDKDDPEKIVSTTVDFLG